A genomic segment from Nematostella vectensis chromosome 6, jaNemVect1.1, whole genome shotgun sequence encodes:
- the LOC5515150 gene encoding twinkle mtDNA helicase, with protein MHKMNHLWKYSRCFGYVFVRPEYLHVTSELAVFSQVQRGINTVAVPCVINSRSRLVHTTASSFTQRLLSSNKIVTNQLPSVRQIEQFLSSKSIKYEHGHTAILAQCSFCDKGKDKTKKQELSLFINKTTGSHFCRNCGASGSWRQLKATVSEKQSGNSSNVISESSQPAPLVKADVKVTELWKEASPLSSYPENTKRQVLEKFSVQKLSDALLDEYQVHLIIHKFSEPDGSVTEHLCLAFPWYDAKKQGVHGVKLVKVNQGSDNNVSLLPRQGFLGIFGWNTIPQEAKEVVLTLSEFDAIAVRQATSYPAISLPLGTHTLPPEVLPQLEQFERIILWLGSDVRSKQAANHFSRKLNIQRCHFVRPSEENPPNGALDALNKGYDLQKLVSSAQSISHEKIVTFHQLRNEVYGELVNSDQVAGVKWSRFPKLNSILKGHRRGELTIFTGPTGAGKTTLLSELSLDLCQSGVNTLWGSFEIRNVRLIKTMLNQLSGINLQKNVQQFTYWADKFEMLPMYFMCFYGSQNINSVVETMAHAAYVYDIDHIIIDNLQFMTSNIRSDDRYSVHNQAIGAFRDFASTKNVHVTLVIHPRKENDDVELQTASIFGTAKASQEADNVMILQDKRGRSDKYLQVTKNRFDGTVGRIPLEFVKESISMSGFGKSESTKSTPRKVAQVKTTKVIADIDMINLSGPAPIGKGTFRRTNTTGNDTTIDDVRGAADSPHQSERIVNPAEKSRNSETASGGAGSTKTPSETKKNPQMYRSLQGRVMSQVTTSKAPISGTTAVSNMASTKQQSTSGVRWTKRLPGTKLQGNVLSGKDRK; from the exons ATGCATAAGATGAATCATCTGTGGAAATACAGTCGGTGTTTTGGTTATGTTTTCGTACGCCCAGAATATCTACACGTAACTTCTGAGTTAGCCGTGTTTAGCCAAGTTCAGAGAGGGATCAACACAGTTGCTGTGCCATGTGTCATCAATTCTCGCTCTCGCCTTGTGCACACGACCGCTTCATCGTTCACTCAGCGACTTCTTTCAAGCAATAAGATCGTCACCAATCAACTTCCGTCTGTACGACAAATAGAACAGTTTCTTTCTTCTAAAAGCATCAAATACGAGCACGGTCACACAGCCATACTCGCACAGTGCAGCTTTTGCGACAAGGGAAAAGACAAAACGAAAAAACAGGAACTCAGTCTATTTATAAacaaaaccacagggagccacTTCTGTAGGAACTGTGGGGCTTCAGGGTCATGGAGACAGTTAAAG GCCACTGTGTCTGAGAAGCAAAGTGGGAATAGCAGTAATGTGATAAGTGAAAGTAGTCAACCAGCACCCCTGGTCAAGGCAGATGTCAAAGTGACAGAGCTGTGGAAAGAGGCATCCCCTCTCTCTAGCTACCCTGAAAATACCAAAAGACAAGTTCTGGAAAAGTTTTCAGTCCAG AAATTATCTGATGCATTACTAGATGAGTATCAAGTCCATTTAATCATTCACAAG TTTTCTGAGCCGGATGGCTCTGTGACAGAGCATTTGTGCTTAGCCTTCCCTTGGTATGATGCAAAGAAGCAAGGTGTACATGGAGTTAAGCTGGTCAAAGTTAACCAGGGCTCTGACAATAATGTATCTCTGCTTCCCAG GCAAGGATTTCTTGGTATTTTTGGATGGAACACTATTCCTCAAGAAGCAAAAGAG GTTGTTCTAACATTAAGTGAATTTGATGCCATTGCTGTCCGTCAAGCCACTTCATATCCAGCAATATCTTTACCACTTGGGACACACACACTCCCACCTGAG GTTTTACCCCAGCTAGAACAGTTTGAACGTATTATTCTCTGGTTGGGTAGTGATGTTCGTTCAAAGCAAGCTGCAAATCACTTTTCTAGAAAGCTGAACATCCAAAGATGTCATTTTGTCAG ACCAAGTGAGGAGAACCCACCAAATGGTGCTCTAGATGCTCTAAACAAG GGCTATGACCTTCAGAAGCTGGTGTCAAGTGCACAGTCCATCAGCCATGAGAAGATAGTCACCTTTCATCAG ctacGAAACGAGGTCTATGGGGAACTGGTCAATTCAGATCAAGTTGCTGGTGTAAAG TGGAGCCGGTTCCCAAAACTGAATTCCATTCTGAAAGGGCATCGGCGCGGAGAACTGACCATATTTACTGGACCAACTGGGGCTGGAAAGACAACACTGTTAAGTGAACTCTCGCTGGATCTTTGTCAGAGTGGG GTCAACACTCTTTGGGGAAGCTTTGAGATTCGAAACGTGCGCTTGATAAAGACGATGCTCAACCAGCTGTCAGG GATAAACCTCCAAAAGAACGTGCAGCAGTTCACGTACTGGGCAGATAAGTTCGAGATGCTGCCCATGTATTTCATGTGCTTCTACGGCTCTCAGAATATCAATAGCGTCGTTGAG ACGATGGCTCATGCTGCCTACGTGTACGACATCGATCACATCATCATAGATAATCTGCAGTTCATGACATCAAATATAAG GTCAGATGACAGGTACTCTGTCCACAATCAGGCGATTGGGGCCTTCCGAGACTTTGCGAGCACCAAGAATGTACATGTAACGCTTGTCATTCACCCTAGAAAG GAGAACGATGACGTAGAGCTTCAGACTGCATCTATATTCGGCACAGCCAAGGCAAGCCAGGAGGCCGACAACGTGATGATCCTACAGGACAAGCGCGGAAGGAGCGATAAATATTTACAG GTGACAAAGAATCGCTTCGATGGAACAGTCGGTCGTATTCCATTGGAGTTCGTCAAGGAATCCATCTCAATGTCAGGGTTTGGAAAATCAGAATCCACCAAGTCAACGCCAAGAAAGGTAGCCCAGGTAAAGACTACTAAAGTTATAGCTGACATCGATATGATCAATCTATCGGGACCTGCTCCTATTGGCAAGGGTACGTTTAGAAGGACAAACACCACCGGAAATGACACAACAATAGACGATGTCCGGGGGGCTGCAGACTCACCTCACCAGTCAGAGAGAATAGTGAACCCCGCGGAAAAAAGTAGAAATAGTGAGACTGCATCGGGGGGTGCTGGTTCCACTAAAACGCCGAGTGAAACGAAGAAGAATCCCCAAATGTACCGCTCGCTGCAGGGACGTGTGATGTCACAGGTGACAACGAGTAAAGCGCCGATCAGTGGTACTACCGCTGTAAGTAATATGGCGAGCACCAAGCAGCAATCTACTTCCGGTGTCCGCTGGACGAAACGACTTCCGGGTACCAAGCTCCAGGGCAATGTTCTTAGCGGAAAAGACAGAAAATAA